Genomic segment of Engystomops pustulosus chromosome 8, aEngPut4.maternal, whole genome shotgun sequence:
GATCCCGTACCCTTGCTTTAGTAACTACATGCAGAGCAAAATGAGCTGCTGGATTTGTCTCAGTGGTCTGTAAATTGTTGCTGCAGATTTAACCTCTATATAAAACAATTCTTAACATGACACATTACACATTTACCTGGTTTAGCAGTTTCCTGTTGGCACAGGTGATGCCTCCTATAAAAACCATATTAGGCATAATGGGCTTGGGAAACTCAAAGACAAAGTCATATTTAAGAAGCCAAATGGAAGCTCTCCTGTAAAGGTCCACAGCAGTAACATCTCGTTTCAAAAACTCTGTCGCCAGTTGGCCATATGGCGAGTACAACACATGAAACATTGCACAATCAAACATCCTTATGAACACATTAAGCAATCTCTGGCTGAAAGTCATGTGGTCGGAGAATGTGGTGAATAATTTGGGTACATAGGAAGGTGGCCCAGGAGATTGAGCAGCTTTCTGTTCTATACCAAAAGGTGCGCCGCTCATGAagaacaatgaagggatagagagatGTTCAGCAATTATCTCACCACATGGAAAGACTGGTTCAGTCAGCATGGCATCAAATTTGCCTTTTTCCAAATATTCCATAAGTGCTTCATTCTGAAGAAGGTTCTTGCAGGATGTTAGAAGCCAATTTGTTGCATCTGTCAATCTTTTGTAAACTACTTGTATCTCATGAGGAATTGTCTTAAGTACAAACACTTCTTGACTCACTTGCTTAATAAAGTCTTCCATATTCTCCTTGCTTACAGACACATAGGTTTGCACCACATAACCCAAGTCTTTATCAATGAGATTGGTCTCAGGAGCGATCACGACGATTTGGTGACCTCTTTGGGACAAGTTGTCTACCAAGTCTTGCATGCTGAGCCAGTGGTTTCCTTCTTGAAGCACCACAAGTAGTTTTCCACATTCCGACAAAGTGAAAGTAGTCAGGAAAATACATGTAACCAAGGACTGACAAAACCGGCCGCTCATATTTGCTTCAGCACAAAGTGCTCTCCTGCAGAAATCCAACAGCAGAGGCAGGGTCTTGTAGTGGGACGGCTGAAAATTTAGTTTCACTGTTTGTTTTTACTGAGGACAGAACAGTGAAATGTAAAAGCTGACATGCCCCTGCTAGGAGAAGAGACATTCTGAAAATTCCAAAGAAGTAGTTCTGGCAGCATTACTGCAAAAACATTCCAGAACAGCAGTCATTCTGCAGCTCGGAGCTATACACAAAATGTAAATCAAAAAACTTACTCCACCCAGATTACAAGATACATTGAGTCAAGTTCCTTATACATTTATAACGCACACACCTTTTTTTTAAGCTGCTGAAACTATGGTTAAATTACCCTTAAATCACCGGTATTATATGTGGAAGAAAGCACATTTTTTTAAGACAAAGCCAGAAGTATATGTATCCATGTGAGGTTCCATGGTAGTGCCCTTTCTAACACCTGGTAGAGTGGTCCTAGAATTTAGCATGGAATTATGTCTCCAAATATGTACAtacattaaaggagttgtccactttcagcaaataattgatacggtttgtttaaggaaaagttctacaattttccaatatactttctgtatcaattcctcacagtttaatAGAtcttgcttgctgtccttctatagaaagcttctatgtttaagtccagtggacagaaatctgaccatggtcacacaggtgcacggctcgttatatcacagatctggttactctctgttatactaacgagctgtgcacctgtgtgactatggtcagatttctatccactggaagtaaacatagaagccttCTATAAAGCTACTGCAAGCAAAGATCtaaaaaactgtaaggaattgatacagaaagtatattggaaaattgtagaacttttccttacacaagccatatgaattgtttgctgaaagtggacagcccctttaagcaaAAATAAAGCCAAAACTTCCAATACCTCGGAGATAACTGTTGTCCGAATCGTCATTTATCTGACAGATAACTGTATCCTCTACGCCAAAAGAGAATATATCATAAACGGAGAGAGACACTGGCACCTCTGGCTTGAGAACAAAAGAATAATGCAGTTGAATTCTGAGTTCCCCAATACATATGTGTCCCTAACATCTGCTATCTGAGCTAAGTAGTGATGCCATATACATAAAATGATCATCAAAACCCTCTTATTTTGTCAGACTTGGCagatttttattaaatgtatatgGGGTCTTAAGGAGAAaatcgctgtatatactgtctggAAAGTAATCTGACCTCCCTGAGGAAAGATCAATAGACCATAGGGGATTTACAGCTCCATTGTTCTGCTGAAGGTCAAGATAGCAACAATTCTCACAAAGATAAGGTTTGTATATGTACTTGTCACATCTTAGATCTCTGAGATATTGGGGTGAATTTTATCTTTTTCAAAGGATTGTTATAATGAAATGTTCCCATAAATCTTCAATTAAAACTATTCCTTTAGACCCTCATATACATATAGGAATAAAATCACTACCAGAAATGTGTTGTGGCCACCTGTCTCCACAAAAAGTTACTAAATTTCCATTGACATTTGACATGTTAACTTTTCTTCCTTTCAATATCTGTTACGAAAGAGCTATGAGTCCCCATATATTTAAGATATTCACCTGATCCTGCCAAAATTTTAAAGCTTGGCTGACTCTGCCCCCATGTGTAAGTAATATTCAGCTTTCTCCTATATAATTCAGTACCTTTCTTTTACTTGTTATTGGGGTTAGTAATACCTTCTGGAAAAGAAACTGTTCAAGCTCTCATGATGAGAAGAACATGCTATACCACTAGATTACGGGAATATCATGTATCTCATAATATCTCTAATATACCATCTTTATCCAATGTGCAGTTGCGTGACCAGTGGTCTGATAACATGGCCCAAATAAAGTGCTATCTCATTGTGAGGTTGGGAAATTAGTTCTGTGACTAAATTGTATCATGGTCCCAAACTCATATGAACCTTCAGCTAAAGGTTATCTCATTTCTCTGCAAGTTAACCGAGTTCATCTTCACTTGTGATATTGGCCAGGATTACTCTAGGGGAGAGTGCACAGGAGGAAAGGGTCACTTGCAAAATAGGAGCACATTTTAATAATAGTTAAGACTAAGGGTGGCGGCCAACATAGCGTTTTGAACCTATTTTTAGACCACTTTTAgtcatgcattaaaaaacgcatccgttttgtccggttttcccaattatctttattgaaaactgacaaaaacggatgcgttttcataaaaacacatatatttTCAAAGCACATGCTTTTTACCAcctgaaaacgcatgactaaaaacggcctaaaaacgggttcaaaacgccacgtgtgccaccattataagggtggtttcacattagcGTTTCTTTTTCCACATCAGTGATttctcactgaacccattttggcttatggacacatacagattggttcccTCTTcatggcttcagtgatttgtcacCGATGCTTTACTGATCCATTCTTTTCAATTGGACTTTTCACACTTccctttttttcactgatccaatgttgtcagtgaacacaaaaaagaaCCAGTTCTAAACTGATCACAGATCAgtgaaaaaactgaagtgtgaaataacccattgaaaagaattggTCAGTAAAGCATCAGTGAcagatcactgaagccaggaagagaaaaccaatatgtacctgtgtccataagccaaaatgggttcagagaAAAATCACTGATATGAAATAAGCCAATGTCAAACCACACTAAATCAGATTGTATATATTAAACAATTAACATATCTGATATTACATCCAAGGATATCCCCCAGCTGTTGGAGGATGTTGAATTaagtgtcttaaaggaaatctaccatcataatcagtCATGGttccaggcatcatgactgtggtattcttgttatatttgtcatccatggtctccttgtaaaatcaactttaaaaataatgcccctccatgctgcagcttcaatggctgttacactgtctcaccgctTCCTCAACACTCCACCCTAGCCACTATGTGATCTGGCTttgcagactgttacactgtatcaTCCTCgtcctgctcccttagcacttgtGTAGTGATGCAGACCTGATTTCTTCTTTGGGCAAGTCCCTCTTATCACTACCTACTTGCCATCcagcaatattattattatttcaggacATCACATGTTTTTTACTATTCTTATTCTAGTGGAACATTGAAACAGCATATAAAATTACCCAGCAGGACATATGGATTGGTGGTAACTCCCTTCTaccatatactttatatactacGAAAAAAAGTGATACTCACACCTCAGGACAACATTTCATCCTACACCTATTTTTTGTAAATTAACTCTACCCCAATTTAGACATAAATACTTTTATTAATAGAAGAAGTATGCCACCACAATAGCAATCACAGAAGAAAAAGCGGAACTGGCACTGCTCCCATACGCAAACCGCTCCAAATATTCTTTTCTTCTAATGCCTATGTCACCACAATATTTATTACTTACTAATATGCATTTTTACACCCACCCCCTACagttttattatgtatattaacTGATATTTGGGAATTTTATATATATGCGTATATATACGCATTGTggatttgatatatatatatatacgtatatatacatTGTCcacttttacaaaaaataaagatctactcatTTGTACCCAACTGGTTTGGCCTATTGGTAGCGCGTTTTTCAGCAATCCTGTGTTTTATTTCATAAACGTATCCATTGTTTGAATCCTGACTATACGACAGGAATCAGGGTGACGCAGCAACCATCACTTCCAATTACAAGACCACCAGCCTGAACATACGAAAAATCCTGCCGGAAGCGGCAAGTATTACCTTTGTTTATAGGAATGTGTCAGTGGGGCTAGGgtagccactcaggctcattagcataattataaaagtttattttaaaaggaagaaggtcc
This window contains:
- the LOC140075479 gene encoding UDP-glucuronosyltransferase 1A6-like isoform X8; translation: MSGRFCQSLVTCIFLTTFTLSECGKLLVVLQEGNHWLSMQDLVDNLSQRGHQIVVIAPETNLIDKDLGYVVQTYVSVSKENMEDFIKQVSQEVFVLKTIPHEIQVVYKRLTDATNWLLTSCKNLLQNEALMEYLEKGKFDAMLTEPVFPCGEIIAEHLSIPSLFFMSGAPFGIEQKAAQSPGPPSYVPKLFTTFSDHMTFSQRLLNVFIRMFDCAMFHVLYSPYGQLATEFLKRDVTAVDLYRRASIWLLKYDFVFEFPKPIMPNMVFIGGITCANRKLLNQDFEKIVNSSGEHGFVVFSLGSMVSEIPMNKAMDIAEAFRYIPQTVIWRYTGKVPSNLANNTHLVKWLPQNDLLAHPKARAFITHAGSHGIYEGICNAVPMVMLPLFGDQMDNAKRIESRGAGLTLNVLDMTPEDLSDALDAVINVPSYKENIQRLSALHLDRPIHPLDLAVHWVEFVMRHKGAPHLRPAAHDLNWIQYHSLDVFAFLLAVLVTTLFISIKCCTYTCRRCCGRKSRPKSKSKKE